The genomic region AGGAAACCAAAGAGGCTTTACCTACAATCGTGGAAGACATTTTGCTGGGTCGGGTCAATGAACCCGTTGAGCCTTTGGATATCCCTGGCGAGTGACCGAGTCAGGCTCTTTCATAAGTGACGGGTTTGAAAGCTTTTTTACGGTTGAGAGAAACCATAACGGACACACAGAAGCCTGCCTCTTGGACAAACCACATCAAACCCACGGACCTTTTCAAAAGGTCTTGAGGGGCCCAAGAAGGGAAAGGCTTGCGCGCCGAATAAAGGCCTTACAGGAGCCAAGGCGTGACCCACCGCCCACAAAGAACCATCTCTATCCTAGAAAACATGTCTGATCTTGACTTCCCCTGTCAAATGGTCTTGGGGTGCCTGAGGGATATGCTTTGTTTGTCCTTGAATGGAGACTTGGGAGATTTGAGTAAGAAGATGGCGGGCACTGGAAACACAACAGAGCAGGCATGATGCAGACAGGGGGTTAAAGAGTTGAACTGGCTTTTCATGATGGGTTCACTGGCCACGGGGATGGTTGTGGGAAGTTTTCTCAATGTCTGCATATACAGGCTTCCTAGGCAGGAATCCCTTGTGTACCCTGGATCCCACTGTCCCAAGTGCGGCACACCGGTGAGACCATATGACAACATACCGATTCTCAGCTACCTTCTGCTCAAGGGCCGCTGCAGGAAGTGCAGACAGAGTATAAGCCCCAGATATCCCTTGGTGGAGGCCCTCACAGGAGGGGTGGCCTTGGCCCTGGCAGGCCGTTACGGATGGGCCCCCGAGACCCCGATATTTTTCCTTCTTTGCTGTGGGCTCATAGTGATCAGCTTCATAGATCTGGACCACCAGATAATTCCCAACAGGATCACTTACCCGGGAATCCCGCTGGGGATCCTGGCTTCTTTCCTGATCCCAGGGGTAACCCTTGAGGATTCCCTCCTGGGAATGGCCTTGGGAGGAGGAATCCTCTGGCTGGTAGCCATTGTTTTCCAGTGGGTCCGCAAGAAAGAAGGCATGGGCTTTGGGGACGTTAAGCTCCTGGCAATGATAGGTGCCTTCCTGGGCTGGAAGGCGGTGATTCTGACCCTGGTACTTTCCTCCTTTGTGGGAGCCGTGGTGGGCTACGCTGCCTTGCGCCTGTCTGGAAAGGATGTGAGGGAGCCCATCCCCTTCGGGCCCTTTTTGGCTTTGGGAGCCCTGGTCTATATGCTGGGAGGAGAAGAACTGGTCCAATGGTATTTGACCCTGGGGAAAGCACCGTGATTGGTTCAAGAACAGGCTGGGGAAGTCTTCGTTCGGAGATAGTGGCCAGCGTCACCATTGTGGCGGCTGTGGCCGTGGTCCTGGCGGGGATGCTAATTCTTCAGTCCTTGCATGCCGATGCGGTGAACATGAGGATCCTGGAGCTCCAGCGAACAGGAACTTTTCTGGCTGCAGCACTTCAGAGCCTGGGGACCCGAGAAACTGAGCTTGAGACCCTCAGAACCGAAGGAAAGAAGTTGATAGCCCGCTCTGTGGGGCGGGAAGACATCAGGGTTCTTTGGGTGGACACTACAGGCACCAGGATCTGGGGGGAGGCAGAAGCCCAGGATGAGACGGCAAAGAACGATCTTAAACGGGCTCTGCAATGGGGGATCGAGTCCACACGCCTGAGGGGAGAGGGAGGGCTATGGCCCTTGTGGGGAAGCAGAGACATTGTTTTTGTCCTTCCTGTTCCTTCAGCCCAGGGGAGCCGGGCATTGGGGGTACTCAGGCTGGAGACACCTGCTGAGGGGGCTTGGGAGGCTCTCAAGAGAAGAGGGTGGTTTCTGCCCCTTTACGTGGGCTTGTTGATAGGAGTATTGGTGCTCCTGGGCAGCTATCTGCTTTCCAAGAATGTTGTCAGGCCCCTTAGACGCCTAACCGAGACTTCGGAGAAAATCGCCTCGGGAGACTGCCAGGAGATCTCTTGGGAAGCATATCCGGCCAATGAGGTGGGCAGGCTGGCCCATGCACTCAGAATCATGTCAGAGACTTTGCAGGAAAAACAACTGGCGCTGGAACATAAGGTCCAGGATCTGGAGGCGGCCAACAGGGCTTTGTTGGAAGCACAGCGCGCCTTGGTTCGCTCCGAGAAATTGGCGTGCGTGGGCAGGCTGGCAGCGGGTGTGGCCCACGAGATAGGTAATCCCATTGGGAGCATCCTGGGCTACATGGAGCTGCTTCTGGGGGAGGCCAAAGACGCTACCCACAGGGATTGTCTTCAAAGGGTGAAAGGAGAAGCAGAGCGCATTCAGCGTACGGTCAGGGCATTGGTGGAAGTGGGAAGGCCTACAGACCAGCGCTGGGAGGAGGTGGATTTAAAAAGCACGGTGGATGAGACTCTGGCCGTACTTAAGGCTCATCCTGGGATGAGGGGAGTTCAAATAGAGTGGGAGCCCCCTCAGGAGCCGTACAGGCTGTGGGCCCATCCGGACCAGATCCGACAGGTGTTGCTGAATCTCCTCCTGAATGCCATGGACTCCCTTGGTGGCAAAGGCCGTATAACAGTCAGAGTTGGTGCAGTAGAGCGTCTTCCCAGGGAAGCCGAGCTGGTTCCTGCTCCCAGGCGTCGCTCGGACCCTGCGGATAGAGACTTCAGTGCACTAAGAAAGACCGCCCCCTTGGCCCTGGAAGGGGCCAGGGGTCCTTTTGTTTTCGTACAGGTGGAGGATACGGGCTCGGGAATTCCTTCAGAAGACCTGGAGCACCTGTTCGAACCTTTTTTTACCACCAAGGAGCCGGGCAAGGGCACGGGCCTGGGGCTCACGGTGTGTTTCGGAATAGTTGAGTCTTACGGTGGAAAGATCCAGGTGCAAAGCGAGCCGGGCAAGGGAAGTATTTTCACTGTTTTTTTTCCTGTGGGGAGGAGAGAAAATTTCTCAGGTTGCAGCAACTTGATATAGAATAAGGGAAAAGATCCGGGGCGATCACATGGGGTGAGTGCCGATTTCTACAGAAAGATAGAGTTGCTGGAGCCGAGAGTCAGGGAAGCTTTTCTAGCCCTTGCCGAACACCTGGAGAGCATCCAGCGCACCGAGTTGCACATGAAGGCCATCTCTGCCGGGATGGAGAGGCTTGCCAATGCCCAGGCGGACACCGAGGCCAGGGTAGGCCGGCTGGAAGCGGCCCTGGAGAGGTTGGCCCAGGCCCAGGCCCAGACAGAGGAGCGTATGGCACGCCTGGAAACGGCCCTTGAGCAGCTCGCCCAGGCTCAAGCCAGGACCGAGGAGAGGGTAGGCAGGCTGGAAGTGGCCTTACAGGAGCTGGCCCAGGCTCAGGCGAGGACGGAGAAGAGGCTCGAAGAGCTTGCCCAGGCCCAAGCAAGAACCGAGAAAAGGCTCGAGGAACTTGCCCAAGCTCAAGCCAGGACCGAGGAGAGGGTGGGCAGGCTGGAAGTGGCCTTACAGGAGTTGGCCCAGGCTCAGGCGAGGACGGAGAAGAGGCTCGAGGAGCTTGCTCAAGCCCAGGCCAGGACGGAGAGGAGGCTTGAAGAGCTCGCGCAAGCCCAGGCAAGAACCGAGAAGAGGCTCGAAGAGCTGGCCCAAGCCCAGGCAAGAACCGAGAAGAGGCTCGAAGAGCTTGCTCAGGCTCAAGCCAGGACCGAGAGACGGCTCGAGAAGCTCATCGGCGAGCACGGAGAGACAAGAAAACAGCTGGGCGGGCTTTCCGCGGCAGTGGGGTACGGCCTGGAAGACAGGGCCTTCAAGGCTCTTCCTGATTTGTTGCGCCGTGACTACGGCCTGGAGGTCTTGGAGCGTCTTCGCAGGGGCTACTTGCGAGACAATGAGGGAGAAATGCTGGAGGTGAACATCCTGGGCAAAGCCAGGAGAGATGGCCGTGAAATCCTCATAGTGGGGGAGGCCAAGAGCCAGCTTTCCAAGGAAGAAGTCAACAGGTTCCTGCGTCGCAAACTGGCCAGACTAAAGGGAATCGGACCAGAGCTTTTTCCTGTGTTGGTAACCTATATGACAACCTCAGCAGGAGTGGAGGAGTATGTGAAGGAAAAGGGGCTGGCCCTCTACTACTCCTTCGATTTTTGAGGGCAAGAAGCAAGCTATTCGGTAGTGGACATAAGAGACCCTTTTCCCGGGTGCATGGGCACCTGGTGAGTCGGGTCCCAGATTTTTTTTCCTTGGGCCCGGCCTGCCTGCAAGGTGTAAGAGCACAGGGTGGGCTACCTGCTGACATGTCTCAAGACTCCAAGCACATATTGGTTGTGGACGACGAAGAGAACATGCGCCACATGCTCTCCCTGTTGCTGGCCCGGGAGGGCTATAGGGTTAGTACTGCAGAGCATGGGGCCCAGGCCCTGCAAGTCTTGATGACCGATCCCGCGGACATAGTGCTTTGCGATCTAAAGATGCCAGTCATGGACGGCATGGAGTTTCTGGAGGCCTGCCAGGGCAGAGGACTGGAGCCAACCCTGATAGTAATGTCCGCCTACGGAACCTTGGAGACTGCCCTGGAGGCCATGAAAAAAGGTGCTTACGACTATGTTCAGAAACCCTTCAAGCCGGACGAGGTCATTCTCACCATCAGAAAGGCTGAGGAAAGGGAGCGTTTAAGAAAGGAAAATCTGCAGCTACGGGAGGAGCTGGCCCGCCAGTCCCGTTACGGAGACATTGTGGGGCAAAGCCAAGCTATGATGGAGATCTTTTCCACCATAGAGAAGGTGGCTGCTTTTCCCATAACCGTTCTTATCCTGGGTGAAAGCGGCACCGGAAAGGAGCTCATTGCCAGGGCGATCCACAAAAAGAGCCCCCGTGCGTGCGAACCTTTCTTGGCTCTCAATTGCGGAGCGGTCCCCCAGTCCCTCATGGAGAGCGAGCTATTCGGCCATGTAAAGGGCGCCTTCACGGATGCTGTGCAGGAAAGAAAAGGCTTGTTTGTGGCGGCGGACAAAGGGACTCTCTTGTTGGATGAGGTGGGAGAACTTCCCAGGGAGCTACAGGTAAAGCTCCTCAGGGTGCTGCAGGACCAGGAGGTAAGACCCGTGGGGGGCACAAAGAGCCAGAAGGTGAATGTCAGAATCCTTGCCGCCACCTCTCGAGATCTGGAACAGGATGTGCGCCAAGGCCGTTTCCGCGAGGATCTTTTCTACAGGCTCAATGTTGTGACCATCAGGGTTCCTTCCCTCAGGGAACGGGTGGAGGATATACCTCTGCTGGTGGAACACTTCATCTCCAGGTTCCGCCTCAAGTTGAGGGTGCAAGTGGAGGGGATCACCCTGAGGGCTCTTTCCACTTTGACGCGTTACTGGTGGCCTGGAAACGTAAGAGAACTGGAAAACGTGGTGGAAAGGGCCATGGTACTTTGCGATTCGAGGCGCATAGATCTGCCGGATCTTCCTCAGCGGATAAGGGATCTGGCCGAGGGCAAGGCATCCCCGTCCAAGGCAGATCTGAGACTTCGCCCCAGATTGAGAAACCTGGAAAGAGAACTCATCCAGGAGGCCCTGGAGAGGACAGGCGGGAATCGCACGCAGGCAGCCAAGCTCCTGGGCATCACACACAGAGCGCTCATGTACAAGCTGAGGGAAACCTTTGAGGGGGAAGGAGGTGAGATGTAGTTTTCTCCACGAACCCGACCTGGTGGAATCTCTCGAGAAGCACCCGATTACAAGATCTTTCTTTGCTTTAACCAGGAAAGGGACTGTTTCCCCAAAGAAGCCAAAAGTCCAATACTATGAAATTGCTTTCATAGTCGGAATAATCTTTCATAGTGAGAGTGAGTCTGGGTCCGGACAGCAAGCCTGAAATCCCTTGGAATCACAAGACCTTGTCCCAAAAGGGGGTGCGGCATGGTTATTGCATGGTTCAAAGGGCAGGGTTGGGGCTCCCCAAAGATCCGGCTTCAAACCAAGGGGAGTCCAGGAGGCTTCACCCTGGTGGAGCTGATAATAGTCGTAGCCATCATAGGGATTGCAGCGGCCATAGGCATTCCCAACTGGGTGGCAGGGAAGCCCTTGAGGGAGCTGAAGGGAGCTGCCAGGCAAGTGTTCGGAGAATTCATGAGGGCAAAAGGCAGGGCCATGTCTACCATGCAGGCGCATTGTGTGGAGTTTGACGAGGGCCTCAGAAGCCTAAGGCTCATGGAAGGGGGGCCCGGATGTATCAAGGCAGGGACCGATATGTGCGCATGGACACCGGCCCAGGATGTGCCTGCCTGGTTTTTGCCTGGGAACATACAGGTGGTGGACACCCCCTTCGGTGATCGCCGAGCTGTCTTTAATGTGGACGGCACAGCGGAATCCGGCAGAGTGACCCTTCAGAACTCAAGAGGAGATCGTTACCGTGTCATAGTGCACTGGACCGGAAGGGTCAGAATAGCCAAGGGGTCTTAATCGGAAGGGTTTAGACATGAAAGCAAAGGGCAATAGAGGATTCACTCTGATAGAGCTCATGGTGGTTGTGGCAATAATTGGGATCGTAGGTGCCATAGGGATCCCCAACTGGATCGCTGGAAAGCCTGTGAGGGAACTGAAGAAGACTTCCAGAGACATCTTCGGGGAGTTCAACAGGGCCAAGGCGAGAGCCGTTTCCACCATGCGGGCCCACA from bacterium harbors:
- a CDS encoding A24 family peptidase: MNWLFMMGSLATGMVVGSFLNVCIYRLPRQESLVYPGSHCPKCGTPVRPYDNIPILSYLLLKGRCRKCRQSISPRYPLVEALTGGVALALAGRYGWAPETPIFFLLCCGLIVISFIDLDHQIIPNRITYPGIPLGILASFLIPGVTLEDSLLGMALGGGILWLVAIVFQWVRKKEGMGFGDVKLLAMIGAFLGWKAVILTLVLSSFVGAVVGYAALRLSGKDVREPIPFGPFLALGALVYMLGGEELVQWYLTLGKAP
- a CDS encoding ATP-binding protein, whose product is MIGSRTGWGSLRSEIVASVTIVAAVAVVLAGMLILQSLHADAVNMRILELQRTGTFLAAALQSLGTRETELETLRTEGKKLIARSVGREDIRVLWVDTTGTRIWGEAEAQDETAKNDLKRALQWGIESTRLRGEGGLWPLWGSRDIVFVLPVPSAQGSRALGVLRLETPAEGAWEALKRRGWFLPLYVGLLIGVLVLLGSYLLSKNVVRPLRRLTETSEKIASGDCQEISWEAYPANEVGRLAHALRIMSETLQEKQLALEHKVQDLEAANRALLEAQRALVRSEKLACVGRLAAGVAHEIGNPIGSILGYMELLLGEAKDATHRDCLQRVKGEAERIQRTVRALVEVGRPTDQRWEEVDLKSTVDETLAVLKAHPGMRGVQIEWEPPQEPYRLWAHPDQIRQVLLNLLLNAMDSLGGKGRITVRVGAVERLPREAELVPAPRRRSDPADRDFSALRKTAPLALEGARGPFVFVQVEDTGSGIPSEDLEHLFEPFFTTKEPGKGTGLGLTVCFGIVESYGGKIQVQSEPGKGSIFTVFFPVGRRENFSGCSNLI
- a CDS encoding prepilin-type N-terminal cleavage/methylation domain-containing protein, which gives rise to MVIAWFKGQGWGSPKIRLQTKGSPGGFTLVELIIVVAIIGIAAAIGIPNWVAGKPLRELKGAARQVFGEFMRAKGRAMSTMQAHCVEFDEGLRSLRLMEGGPGCIKAGTDMCAWTPAQDVPAWFLPGNIQVVDTPFGDRRAVFNVDGTAESGRVTLQNSRGDRYRVIVHWTGRVRIAKGS
- a CDS encoding sigma-54 dependent transcriptional regulator, which produces MSQDSKHILVVDDEENMRHMLSLLLAREGYRVSTAEHGAQALQVLMTDPADIVLCDLKMPVMDGMEFLEACQGRGLEPTLIVMSAYGTLETALEAMKKGAYDYVQKPFKPDEVILTIRKAEERERLRKENLQLREELARQSRYGDIVGQSQAMMEIFSTIEKVAAFPITVLILGESGTGKELIARAIHKKSPRACEPFLALNCGAVPQSLMESELFGHVKGAFTDAVQERKGLFVAADKGTLLLDEVGELPRELQVKLLRVLQDQEVRPVGGTKSQKVNVRILAATSRDLEQDVRQGRFREDLFYRLNVVTIRVPSLRERVEDIPLLVEHFISRFRLKLRVQVEGITLRALSTLTRYWWPGNVRELENVVERAMVLCDSRRIDLPDLPQRIRDLAEGKASPSKADLRLRPRLRNLERELIQEALERTGGNRTQAAKLLGITHRALMYKLRETFEGEGGEM